The proteins below are encoded in one region of Aestuariivirga litoralis:
- a CDS encoding NUDIX domain-containing protein encodes MFPNRLFQLYCRLTRGKTLGARVVVIDAQGRVLLVKPGYTDGWTLPGGGVDPGETLRQAAIRELHEEAAIQPLEELLFHGFFSNDRLFPGDHVGCFILRKFAQGDFRPNMEIREVKFFAVENLPPDTKAGSRARIAEVLGGAAISDHWAP; translated from the coding sequence ATGTTTCCCAACCGGCTGTTTCAACTTTATTGCCGCCTGACGCGCGGCAAAACGCTGGGCGCGCGGGTTGTGGTGATTGATGCGCAGGGCCGCGTGTTGCTGGTGAAACCGGGTTATACCGATGGCTGGACCTTGCCAGGCGGCGGCGTTGATCCGGGCGAAACGTTACGGCAAGCCGCCATTCGCGAATTGCACGAAGAGGCTGCGATTCAACCTCTGGAGGAATTGCTGTTCCACGGCTTCTTCTCCAATGACCGGCTGTTTCCCGGCGATCATGTCGGATGTTTCATCTTGCGGAAATTCGCGCAGGGAGATTTCAGGCCCAACATGGAAATCCGCGAGGTGAAGTTCTTCGCCGTGGAGAACCTGCCGCCCGACACCAAGGCTGGATCACGCGCGCGCATTGCGGAAGTGTTAGGTGGGGCGGCGATCTCGGATCATTGGGCACCTTGA
- a CDS encoding GNAT family N-acetyltransferase, whose product MTFTQSPVDQTEQDAPAIEHLLDLAFGLNRIAKTSYQLRLGNTPVPGLSLVMRDRQLGLMGAISFWPVAIGAEMTPALLLGPLAVHPERQNMGIGRALITEGLARARPKGHELVLLVGDPPYYARFDFRQVPEGQITLPGPLDPKRLMFMELADGALAKASGMMLPPWRWNEINAPRATT is encoded by the coding sequence ATGACATTCACCCAATCTCCTGTTGACCAGACTGAACAAGACGCTCCCGCCATTGAGCATTTGCTGGACCTGGCCTTTGGCCTGAACCGCATTGCCAAGACTTCCTATCAATTGCGCTTGGGCAACACACCGGTGCCCGGCCTGTCGTTGGTGATGCGTGACCGGCAATTGGGTCTGATGGGCGCCATCAGTTTCTGGCCGGTAGCCATCGGGGCGGAAATGACACCCGCGCTGCTGCTGGGGCCCTTGGCGGTGCATCCGGAACGGCAGAATATGGGCATTGGCCGGGCACTGATCACCGAAGGATTGGCACGCGCCAGGCCCAAGGGGCATGAGCTGGTGCTGCTGGTCGGCGATCCGCCCTATTACGCGCGGTTTGATTTCCGGCAGGTGCCAGAGGGCCAAATCACATTGCCGGGCCCACTGGACCCGAAGCGGCTGATGTTCATGGAACTGGCGGATGGTGCGCTGGCCAAGGCCAGTGGCATGATGCTGCCACCCTGGCGATGGAACGAAATCAACGCCCCTCGCGCCACCACATAA
- a CDS encoding DUF4159 domain-containing protein: MSGFFQTLLFEQPLALWALLALPAIWWLLRTIPPRPKQLAFPPLRILLGLREKEQTSDTMPWWLLLLRLLIAALIILAIAHPFTRKSHVLSSGTGPLALVIDDSWAAAKDWPQRQDAALSILGEAPSRVIYLIGSSNPEAPTGINADDAAKRIRAWMPKALNGDRPKALDLFKGLNPAPSEIVWLTDGLDEGSASAFSAGLNAIATTQTVKLPLSPPPLALGQPKAARGEIQIDVLRGDGAENTATVQALSGDGRVLAEDKLTFDRALQKQAHIVLPVELRNAVQSLVIKDQYHAGAHALLDDSWRRKTVAIMSGASTDGDQPLLSSSHYLETALAATAELQPLQTSADLTAALDQGLSMLILDDIGALPQADHDAVAAWLDKGGLLVRFAGPRLAANADDLLPVKLREGDRNLGSSLSWETPQTIKPFAEISPLAGIEVDDKATISRQLLAEPDVDLTAKTWASLADGTPLITSAKRGQGRIVLFHVTANADWSNLPLSGSFEKIMQRLGELAPAAGDPKSGSAGAGTTEGDFAPHLLLTGTGDLASPTADVKSIAQKDIGAAVASSQTPAGLYARALQTRAVNLKIAPNDVAPMPATLDVKVLQTGDITSYATLIWAAAALLYLLDGLAALFLGGHLARKSAMLLLPLALLFLPTSPDTARAAGDEVAMQAAALQTRLAYVKTGEADVDQESDAGLKGLTAVVNLRTSAVLADPVSVDIETDELVFYPLLYWPVSAAASPPSAKALERIAAYMKNGGTIFFDLREPTSDFSNGGASEALRKILAGIDVPPLQPVPEGHALTKSFYLLKEFPGRYEGGNLWVETQDDPTTSGFDNVSGLLIGSNDYAAAWATDENGEPHYAMIPDAPRQQEFALRVGVNVVMYVLTGNYKTDQVHVPAILERLGRQ; the protein is encoded by the coding sequence ATGAGCGGGTTTTTCCAGACGCTGTTGTTTGAACAACCGCTTGCCCTTTGGGCACTTCTTGCGCTGCCGGCGATCTGGTGGCTGCTGCGCACCATTCCGCCGCGCCCGAAGCAACTCGCTTTTCCGCCTTTGCGCATTCTGCTCGGGTTGCGCGAAAAAGAGCAAACGTCTGACACCATGCCCTGGTGGCTGCTTCTGCTGCGCCTGCTGATCGCGGCGCTGATCATCCTCGCGATAGCACATCCGTTTACAAGGAAGAGCCACGTCCTCTCCTCCGGCACCGGTCCCTTGGCGCTGGTGATCGATGATAGCTGGGCCGCCGCCAAGGACTGGCCGCAGCGCCAGGACGCGGCGCTGAGCATTCTAGGAGAAGCGCCCTCACGCGTAATCTACCTGATCGGCAGCAGCAATCCGGAAGCGCCGACCGGCATCAATGCGGATGATGCAGCCAAACGGATAAGAGCCTGGATGCCCAAAGCGCTGAATGGCGATAGGCCAAAGGCGCTCGATCTGTTCAAGGGCCTGAACCCGGCTCCCTCTGAAATTGTCTGGCTCACCGACGGACTAGATGAAGGCAGTGCCTCGGCATTTTCCGCTGGATTGAACGCGATTGCCACGACGCAAACTGTGAAGCTGCCACTCAGCCCGCCGCCTTTGGCATTGGGTCAGCCGAAGGCGGCGCGCGGTGAAATCCAGATTGATGTGCTGCGCGGCGACGGTGCGGAAAACACCGCGACCGTGCAAGCTCTTTCCGGTGATGGCCGCGTGCTGGCGGAAGACAAGCTGACCTTTGATCGGGCCCTACAGAAGCAGGCCCATATCGTGCTGCCGGTGGAGCTGCGCAACGCTGTGCAAAGCCTCGTCATCAAGGATCAATACCACGCCGGTGCGCATGCGCTGCTCGATGACAGCTGGCGCCGCAAGACGGTGGCCATCATGTCCGGTGCCTCCACCGATGGCGACCAGCCCTTGCTCTCCTCCAGCCACTATCTGGAAACAGCCCTTGCTGCGACGGCGGAATTGCAGCCTTTGCAAACCAGCGCCGATCTGACGGCGGCGCTGGATCAAGGCCTCTCCATGCTCATACTCGATGACATCGGCGCTTTGCCGCAGGCCGATCATGATGCAGTAGCTGCCTGGCTCGACAAGGGCGGACTTCTGGTGCGCTTCGCTGGCCCCAGGCTCGCCGCCAATGCCGATGATCTTCTGCCGGTGAAGCTGCGCGAGGGTGACCGCAATCTGGGTTCGTCCCTCTCCTGGGAAACGCCGCAAACCATCAAGCCCTTTGCCGAGATCAGCCCGCTGGCTGGCATCGAGGTGGATGACAAGGCCACCATTTCGCGCCAGCTGCTGGCGGAGCCTGATGTGGATTTGACCGCCAAGACCTGGGCCAGCCTGGCCGATGGCACACCGCTGATCACTTCCGCCAAACGCGGCCAAGGCCGCATCGTGCTGTTTCATGTGACCGCCAATGCCGATTGGTCCAACCTGCCACTCTCCGGCAGCTTCGAGAAAATCATGCAGCGCCTGGGCGAATTGGCGCCTGCCGCTGGCGATCCGAAATCTGGTTCCGCAGGCGCAGGCACAACCGAGGGCGATTTCGCGCCGCATCTGCTGCTCACCGGCACAGGCGATTTGGCCAGCCCCACCGCCGATGTGAAAAGCATCGCGCAGAAAGATATCGGGGCCGCAGTGGCCTCATCCCAAACACCAGCAGGTCTCTATGCCCGTGCCCTGCAAACCCGCGCCGTGAACTTGAAGATTGCTCCAAACGATGTAGCTCCGATGCCCGCCACGCTGGATGTGAAGGTTTTGCAAACCGGCGACATCACCAGCTATGCCACCTTGATCTGGGCCGCTGCCGCCCTGCTCTATCTGCTGGATGGTTTGGCAGCACTTTTCCTCGGCGGGCATCTGGCGCGCAAATCAGCGATGTTGCTGCTGCCCTTGGCGCTCCTCTTCCTGCCAACTTCACCCGACACGGCACGCGCTGCAGGCGACGAAGTGGCGATGCAGGCCGCTGCCCTGCAAACCCGGCTGGCCTATGTGAAAACCGGCGAGGCCGATGTCGATCAGGAATCCGATGCCGGGCTGAAGGGCCTCACTGCTGTAGTCAACCTGCGCACTTCTGCCGTGCTTGCCGATCCTGTCTCTGTTGATATCGAAACGGATGAGTTGGTCTTCTATCCCCTGCTCTATTGGCCGGTGAGTGCCGCTGCTTCGCCCCCCAGCGCCAAGGCGCTTGAGCGCATTGCTGCCTACATGAAAAACGGCGGCACGATTTTCTTTGACCTGCGCGAACCCACATCGGATTTCTCCAATGGTGGCGCATCGGAAGCTTTGCGCAAAATCCTGGCGGGCATAGATGTGCCGCCGCTGCAGCCGGTGCCGGAAGGCCACGCGCTGACCAAGAGCTTCTACCTGCTGAAGGAATTCCCCGGCCGCTATGAAGGTGGCAATCTGTGGGTGGAAACCCAGGATGACCCGACAACATCGGGCTTTGACAATGTCTCCGGCCTGCTCATCGGCTCCAATGATTATGCTGCCGCCTGGGCCACGGATGAAAACGGCGAGCCGCACTACGCCATGATCCCCGATGCGCCGCGCCAGCAGGAATTCGCGCTGCGCGTGGGCGTCAACGTGGTCATGTACGTGCTGACCGGCAATTATAAAACCGACCAGGTGCATGTGCCTGCCATCCTCGAAAGGCTGGGCCGGCAATGA
- a CDS encoding DUF58 domain-containing protein: MSADKQQIELKARRLGNALPPLVVEAERIAANVMMGNHGLRRAGPGETFWAFRPYSAGDSAQRIDWRQSAKSQDTLIREREWEVANTLWLWVNRGPRMNFKSHLARDTKAHQAKLLGLAMAVLALRAHERVGLLGSPERASSGRHMLEKLASGLERANEDALPLPGTLQRASTALLISDFLDEPDAIAKSLSQIAATGTRGLLVQVTDPAEETLPWEGRADFIGLDAPLRYKANKVQSLREDYAKAFLDQRNAVKAAATRLGFSFLLHRTDQPLAQTVLALYQRLGPS, from the coding sequence GTGAGTGCAGACAAACAACAGATCGAACTGAAGGCCCGCCGTCTCGGCAATGCATTGCCGCCGCTGGTGGTCGAGGCTGAGCGCATCGCCGCCAACGTGATGATGGGCAATCACGGCCTGCGCCGCGCCGGCCCCGGCGAAACCTTCTGGGCCTTTCGCCCCTATAGTGCCGGAGACAGCGCCCAGCGCATCGACTGGCGGCAAAGTGCCAAGAGCCAGGACACTCTGATCCGCGAGCGCGAATGGGAGGTGGCCAACACGCTGTGGCTCTGGGTGAACCGCGGCCCGAGGATGAATTTCAAATCGCATCTGGCGCGCGACACCAAGGCCCATCAGGCCAAGTTGCTGGGCCTGGCGATGGCCGTGCTGGCTTTGCGTGCGCATGAGCGGGTGGGCCTGCTGGGTTCGCCCGAACGCGCCTCCAGCGGCCGCCACATGCTGGAGAAACTTGCCTCTGGTCTGGAGCGTGCAAATGAAGATGCACTGCCTTTGCCGGGCACTTTGCAGCGTGCGTCCACAGCACTTCTCATTTCCGATTTCCTCGATGAGCCGGACGCCATCGCCAAATCATTGAGCCAGATCGCTGCCACCGGCACGCGCGGATTGTTGGTGCAAGTCACCGATCCTGCCGAGGAGACATTACCCTGGGAAGGCCGCGCCGATTTCATCGGGCTGGATGCGCCACTGCGCTACAAGGCCAACAAGGTGCAATCGCTGCGCGAAGATTATGCCAAAGCATTTCTGGATCAACGCAACGCGGTGAAGGCTGCCGCCACGCGGCTCGGCTTCTCCTTCCTACTCCACCGGACGGATCAACCCTTGGCGCAAACCGTGCTCGCCCTCTATCAGCGCCTAGGCCCGTCATGA
- a CDS encoding AAA family ATPase: MAKTKAGDLDLASDKLTAAKKALGAIVFGQDSVIEEALIAILAGGHGLIVGAPGLAKTKLAAALGTVLGLSEKRIQFTPDLMPADIIGSEILDQDDKGKRAFRFVPGPVFSQLVMADEINRASPRTQSALLQAMQEHAVTVAGVRHVLPEPFHVLATQNPIEQEGTYPLPEAQLDRFLLQIDISYPLLEAERQMLFATTGNAENVAQQVMTSDELAAIQRLVRDVPVGEQVTAAILNVVRAARPGVGSAAFINEAVAWGPSPRAAQSLMLCAKARALLQGRLSPSVEDVLALAQPVLKHRMALNFAARADGVTLPSVISKLAQSLT, encoded by the coding sequence ATGGCAAAAACCAAAGCAGGCGACCTCGATTTAGCATCCGACAAGCTGACGGCAGCAAAAAAGGCGCTTGGCGCCATTGTTTTCGGCCAGGACAGTGTGATCGAGGAGGCGCTGATCGCCATACTGGCGGGTGGGCACGGCTTGATCGTCGGCGCACCCGGCCTCGCCAAAACCAAACTGGCCGCCGCGCTCGGCACCGTGCTGGGCCTTTCCGAAAAACGCATCCAGTTCACCCCTGATCTGATGCCCGCTGATATTATCGGTTCCGAAATCCTCGACCAGGACGACAAGGGCAAGCGTGCCTTCCGCTTTGTGCCCGGCCCGGTTTTCTCGCAACTGGTGATGGCGGATGAAATCAACCGCGCCTCGCCCCGCACGCAGTCGGCCTTGCTGCAGGCCATGCAGGAACATGCTGTCACCGTGGCGGGCGTGCGCCATGTTCTGCCTGAACCGTTCCATGTTCTGGCCACCCAGAACCCGATTGAGCAGGAAGGCACTTATCCGCTGCCGGAAGCCCAGCTTGACCGTTTCCTGCTGCAGATCGACATTAGTTATCCATTGCTGGAAGCCGAACGCCAGATGCTGTTCGCCACCACCGGCAATGCCGAGAACGTGGCGCAGCAGGTGATGACCTCCGATGAACTGGCCGCCATCCAACGCCTGGTCCGCGATGTCCCGGTAGGTGAGCAGGTCACAGCAGCCATCCTCAATGTGGTGCGCGCCGCGCGCCCGGGTGTTGGCTCTGCCGCTTTCATCAATGAAGCCGTGGCCTGGGGGCCCTCGCCCCGCGCCGCCCAGAGCCTGATGCTCTGTGCCAAGGCGCGTGCGCTTCTGCAGGGTCGCCTGTCACCTTCGGTGGAAGATGTGCTGGCTCTGGCACAACCCGTACTGAAGCACCGCATGGCGCTGAACTTTGCAGCGCGTGCCGATGGCGTCACACTCCCGAGCGTCATTTCCAAGCTGGCCCAAAGCCTGACGTGA
- a CDS encoding DUF1285 domain-containing protein, translated as MSSASEPIKGLNELAKAKGPPPVHLWNPPFCGDIPMRIGADGLWHYMNSPIGRLPLVKLFSSILRLDDDGKYYLVTPVEKCGIVVDDAPFTAVRMRVTGEGREQIILLETQVEEEVAVSAEHPLRFADEAQTGGLKPYVMVRRNLEALVSRALFYDLVALGAEEDEWFGVWSSGQFFPMKKIADVQF; from the coding sequence ATGTCTTCCGCGAGTGAACCGATCAAGGGTCTGAACGAGCTGGCCAAGGCCAAGGGGCCGCCGCCAGTGCATCTCTGGAACCCGCCTTTTTGTGGCGATATTCCGATGCGGATCGGGGCCGATGGGCTGTGGCATTACATGAATTCTCCGATTGGCAGATTGCCATTGGTGAAGCTTTTTTCTTCGATATTGCGGCTGGATGATGACGGGAAATATTATCTTGTCACCCCCGTCGAGAAATGCGGAATCGTGGTCGATGACGCGCCGTTTACGGCGGTGCGCATGAGGGTTACGGGCGAGGGGCGTGAGCAGATCATTCTCCTCGAGACGCAGGTGGAAGAAGAGGTGGCCGTTTCAGCGGAGCATCCCTTGCGCTTTGCCGATGAAGCACAAACGGGTGGCTTGAAACCTTACGTTATGGTCCGGCGTAATCTCGAAGCCTTGGTCTCGCGGGCGCTGTTTTATGATCTGGTGGCGCTGGGTGCAGAAGAGGATGAATGGTTCGGCGTCTGGTCTTCCGGGCAGTTTTTTCCGATGAAGAAAATCGCTGATGTTCAGTTTTGA
- a CDS encoding CoA pyrophosphatase, with the protein MFSFEDFLARAKTHLLAQAPQGWKSSDDDLNASLPMIPEGVEPTPAAVLVAVVTRDEPTVLLTQRHSGLAKHPGQIAFPGGRVDAGETAVQAALREAQEEIGLEPDFSAVLGFLPPYLTVTNYVVTPVVALVQPGFTLSLQQDEVDEAFEVPLSFLMDPANCKRDGREWKGLKRHYYVYQFHQRFIWGATAGMIRNLHDQLYPQAA; encoded by the coding sequence ATGTTCAGTTTTGAGGATTTTCTCGCCCGCGCCAAGACGCATTTGCTGGCGCAAGCACCGCAGGGTTGGAAAAGCAGCGATGATGATCTCAATGCCTCCCTGCCAATGATCCCCGAAGGTGTGGAACCCACGCCCGCCGCTGTGCTGGTGGCCGTCGTCACGCGCGATGAACCTACAGTATTGCTCACCCAACGGCACAGCGGATTAGCCAAGCATCCAGGCCAGATCGCCTTTCCAGGCGGGCGCGTGGATGCGGGCGAAACAGCGGTGCAGGCCGCACTGCGTGAGGCGCAGGAAGAGATTGGGCTTGAACCGGATTTCAGCGCGGTGCTGGGCTTTCTGCCGCCGTATCTCACGGTGACGAATTATGTTGTGACGCCGGTTGTGGCGCTGGTGCAGCCCGGCTTCACGCTCAGCTTGCAGCAGGATGAGGTGGACGAGGCATTTGAAGTGCCGTTGTCATTCCTGATGGACCCGGCCAATTGCAAACGTGATGGCCGCGAATGGAAGGGCCTGAAGCGCCATTATTATGTGTATCAGTTTCATCAGCGCTTCATTTGGGGGGCGACTGCGGGCATGATAAGAAACCTGCATGACCAGCTCTACCCGCAAGCTGCCTGA
- a CDS encoding CCA tRNA nucleotidyltransferase has protein sequence MTSSTRKLPDLSKAKWLNEPRLQSLLAILNRGGETRIAGGAVRNALLGMPIADVDLATTFVPQDVTQMAKGAGFGVHPTGIDHGTVTVVARGATFEVTTLRRDVETDGRHAHVAFTNNFAEDASRRDFTINALYLDRKGKIYDFTDGYTDILKRRVRFVGEATQRITEDYLRILRFFRFFAAYAKGAPDRAGLAACKKHKAGLDGLSAERIRQELFKLLAAPRAAEALEIMAKAGILKHIVPYTDQWRVIKRLSPDPVLRLFAIASAPSTLKEKLRLSNDEAQRIEGLMASPELKSDFTAKEARAKLYEMGVQAWRDAVQLSWAKGRAGKADKAWSKLLKLPDDWPVPSLPISGKDLLAKGFGPGPDLGQVLKQAEAHWVASDFKATRDELLNFVESQKV, from the coding sequence ATGACCAGCTCTACCCGCAAGCTGCCTGATCTTTCCAAAGCCAAATGGCTGAATGAGCCAAGGCTGCAATCGCTGCTGGCCATTCTCAACCGTGGTGGTGAAACGAGAATCGCCGGCGGTGCCGTGCGCAACGCGCTGCTGGGAATGCCGATTGCCGATGTTGACCTTGCCACTACGTTTGTACCGCAGGACGTAACACAGATGGCCAAGGGTGCAGGCTTTGGTGTGCATCCGACTGGGATTGATCACGGCACGGTCACTGTGGTGGCGCGTGGGGCGACGTTCGAGGTGACGACTTTGCGCCGCGATGTGGAGACGGATGGCCGCCATGCGCATGTGGCTTTCACCAACAACTTTGCCGAAGATGCCAGCCGCCGTGACTTCACCATCAATGCGCTGTATCTGGATCGCAAGGGTAAAATCTATGATTTTACTGATGGTTATACTGATATCCTGAAGCGCCGCGTGAGGTTCGTGGGTGAGGCCACGCAGCGGATCACCGAGGATTATTTGCGCATCCTGCGCTTCTTCCGCTTCTTTGCCGCCTACGCAAAAGGCGCGCCTGACCGCGCCGGTTTGGCCGCCTGCAAGAAGCACAAGGCGGGGCTGGATGGGCTTTCGGCTGAACGCATCAGGCAGGAATTATTCAAGCTGCTGGCTGCGCCGCGCGCGGCGGAAGCGCTGGAGATCATGGCCAAGGCCGGCATCCTCAAGCATATTGTTCCGTATACTGATCAATGGCGTGTGATAAAGCGCTTAAGCCCTGATCCGGTGTTGCGGCTGTTCGCCATCGCATCGGCACCTTCAACGCTGAAAGAGAAATTGCGACTCTCGAATGATGAAGCGCAGCGCATTGAAGGCCTGATGGCTTCGCCTGAACTCAAATCCGATTTCACGGCGAAAGAGGCGCGTGCCAAGCTTTATGAGATGGGCGTGCAGGCTTGGCGGGATGCGGTGCAATTGTCCTGGGCCAAGGGCCGTGCTGGCAAGGCCGACAAAGCCTGGAGCAAATTGTTGAAGTTGCCCGACGATTGGCCCGTGCCAAGCCTGCCCATTTCAGGCAAGGACCTGCTGGCCAAGGGCTTTGGGCCGGGGCCTGATCTGGGGCAAGTGCTAAAACAGGCCGAAGCGCATTGGGTCGCCAGCGACTTCAAGGCCACGCGCGATGAATTGTTGAATTTTGTGGAAAGCCAAAAAGTATGA
- a CDS encoding cupin domain-containing protein: MSVDLIIMKTSGEGAPKVEVAKPTPEKLVSGNAVTQTWNHFTGEDDRLYCGIWESAKGIVNVDYTEWEFCHFIQGEAILTREDGKSWTLGKGDAFIIPAGFKGTWETVRKVKKHYVILLPPKDVEE, translated from the coding sequence ATGAGTGTTGATCTGATCATCATGAAAACCAGTGGCGAAGGTGCGCCCAAGGTAGAGGTTGCCAAGCCTACGCCTGAGAAACTGGTGAGCGGCAATGCCGTGACCCAGACTTGGAACCATTTCACCGGCGAGGATGACAGGCTCTATTGCGGCATCTGGGAAAGCGCCAAGGGCATTGTGAATGTCGATTACACCGAATGGGAATTCTGCCATTTCATCCAAGGCGAAGCGATCCTCACGCGCGAAGACGGCAAGAGCTGGACACTGGGCAAGGGTGACGCCTTCATCATTCCGGCAGGTTTCAAGGGAACCTGGGAAACGGTGCGTAAGGTGAAGAAACACTACGTTATTCTGTTGCCGCCGAAAGACGTTGAAGAATGA
- a CDS encoding SDR family oxidoreductase codes for MSGILITGAGKRIGRQLALDLAEAGHDIAVHYGTSKSDASEVAGLIKAMGRRVALVKGDLADEDIAERLINAATAELGPLEGLINSASIFEGDEVGKISTTSWQRHMDINLRAPVMLAQEFARQLPADMKGNIINITDQRVWKLNPRFFSYTLSKAGLWTATQTLAQALAPRIRVNAIGPGPALPSARMDQAEFAKQESLTLLGRGTSPKEISEAAKFILSQPALTGQMIALDGGQHLVWQTRDVVEVSE; via the coding sequence ATGAGCGGCATTCTCATCACCGGTGCGGGAAAACGCATCGGGCGGCAATTGGCCTTGGATTTGGCCGAAGCAGGCCACGACATTGCGGTTCACTACGGCACGTCGAAATCAGACGCGTCGGAGGTGGCCGGGCTGATCAAGGCGATGGGCCGCAGGGTGGCCTTGGTGAAGGGTGATCTGGCCGATGAAGATATTGCGGAACGTTTGATCAATGCTGCGACAGCTGAACTCGGGCCGCTGGAAGGGCTGATCAACAGCGCTTCGATTTTTGAGGGTGACGAGGTCGGCAAGATCTCGACGACCAGCTGGCAACGCCACATGGATATCAACCTGCGTGCGCCCGTCATGCTGGCGCAGGAATTTGCGCGCCAATTGCCGGCCGACATGAAGGGCAATATTATCAACATCACCGACCAGCGGGTGTGGAAGCTCAATCCGCGGTTTTTCTCTTACACACTTTCGAAGGCGGGCTTGTGGACCGCGACCCAAACGCTGGCTCAGGCGTTGGCACCGCGCATTCGCGTCAATGCCATCGGCCCCGGTCCGGCATTGCCTTCCGCGCGCATGGATCAGGCTGAATTTGCCAAGCAGGAAAGCCTGACGCTTCTGGGGCGCGGCACGTCGCCCAAGGAAATATCGGAGGCGGCGAAATTCATATTGTCGCAACCGGCGCTGACCGGGCAGATGATTGCTCTCGATGGCGGCCAGCATCTGGTCTGGCAAACGCGTGATGTGGTTGAGGTGAGTGAATGA
- the folB gene encoding dihydroneopterin aldolase yields the protein MRESQGIRHVFVKDLTLDALIGIYDIEKQKPQRIIVNIDLSVQEQPGPLPDDISHVVSYEIVAKKVEAIVARGHINLVETMAEKVAEACLTDRRVLSVRVRVEKPDIIPNARSVGVEIERIQR from the coding sequence ATGAGAGAGTCCCAGGGCATCCGCCATGTGTTTGTGAAAGATCTCACGCTTGATGCCCTGATCGGCATCTATGACATCGAAAAACAGAAGCCGCAGCGCATCATCGTCAATATCGACCTCTCTGTGCAGGAACAGCCGGGCCCGCTGCCGGACGACATCAGCCATGTTGTGTCTTATGAAATCGTGGCCAAGAAGGTCGAAGCCATCGTGGCCAGGGGGCATATCAACCTGGTTGAGACGATGGCCGAAAAGGTCGCCGAAGCCTGCCTCACCGACAGGCGTGTGCTCTCCGTGCGGGTCAGGGTCGAAAAGCCAGACATCATCCCGAATGCCAGAAGCGTCGGGGTAGAGATCGAGCGGATTCAGAGATAA